Proteins from a genomic interval of Niabella soli DSM 19437:
- a CDS encoding nucleotidyltransferase family protein encodes MKPTLVILAAGMASRYGSMKQVEAFGPAGETIMDYSIADAVKAGFGKIVFLIRKQFESNFRELFASKLDGKVNYEFAFQELDMFLDGAEIPGERTKPWGTGHAVLSTKGIVNEPFAVINADDFYGADSFKKAYEFLTTDCNERTYAVVGYNIMNTLSDHGTVNRGVCGLDEKGNLKSVVERYNIAEKGDVVVADDAFEPKELGKDTTVSMNFWCFHPSVFKLYEEQFKEFIKENRTVPKSEFLIPSVVDHFIKEGGAVKVIKTSSPWFGVTYKEDAPAVQKQLNDLIAKGEYSNDLWG; translated from the coding sequence ATGAAACCAACATTAGTGATCCTGGCCGCTGGAATGGCCTCCCGTTATGGAAGTATGAAACAGGTGGAAGCCTTTGGCCCTGCCGGCGAAACAATTATGGATTATTCCATCGCGGATGCAGTTAAAGCCGGGTTCGGAAAAATTGTGTTCCTTATCCGGAAACAATTTGAGTCCAATTTCCGGGAATTGTTTGCTTCCAAGCTGGATGGTAAAGTAAATTATGAATTTGCTTTCCAGGAGCTCGACATGTTTCTGGACGGCGCTGAAATTCCCGGGGAGCGGACCAAACCCTGGGGCACGGGCCATGCGGTGCTCAGTACAAAAGGCATCGTAAACGAGCCATTTGCAGTGATCAATGCGGATGATTTTTACGGAGCAGATTCTTTTAAAAAAGCTTATGAGTTTTTGACCACCGATTGCAATGAAAGGACCTATGCGGTTGTGGGATATAATATCATGAACACTTTATCTGATCATGGCACGGTGAACCGCGGTGTTTGCGGGCTGGACGAAAAAGGTAATCTGAAAAGTGTGGTAGAGCGGTATAATATTGCCGAGAAAGGCGATGTGGTAGTTGCCGATGATGCTTTTGAGCCTAAGGAACTGGGAAAAGATACCACTGTTTCAATGAACTTCTGGTGCTTTCATCCTTCGGTTTTTAAATTATATGAAGAGCAGTTTAAAGAATTTATTAAAGAGAACCGGACCGTTCCCAAGTCGGAGTTTTTAATTCCTTCTGTAGTGGACCATTTTATAAAAGAAGGCGGCGCGGTAAAAGTGATCAAAACTTCATCCCCGTGGTTTGGCGTTACCTATAAAGAAGATGCGCCGGCGGTACAAAAGCAACTGAACGACCTGATCGCGAAGGGGGAGTATAGCAATGATCTTTGGGGATAA
- a CDS encoding acylphosphatase translates to MKTKKIVITGKVQGVFFRKSAKEQADIMGILGTAENQSDGSVLIYAAGDEEPLQRFTDWCRKGPANATVTQVEVTDVPETQEYRWFEILG, encoded by the coding sequence ATGAAAACAAAAAAGATTGTTATTACCGGAAAAGTACAAGGTGTTTTTTTCCGGAAGTCTGCCAAAGAGCAGGCCGACATCATGGGCATTTTAGGCACCGCAGAAAATCAATCCGATGGCTCCGTATTGATCTATGCTGCTGGCGATGAGGAGCCGTTGCAGCGCTTTACAGACTGGTGCCGGAAAGGCCCTGCAAACGCAACCGTTACACAGGTAGAAGTAACAGATGTGCCTGAAACACAGGAGTACCGCTGGTTTGAAATCCTGGGATAG
- a CDS encoding 1-aminocyclopropane-1-carboxylate deaminase/D-cysteine desulfhydrase has product MQQIREDLAELSQVKWLCTENTNVYVLRLDQIHPLISGNKWYKLRYYLEAAKASGQKVVTFGGAYSNHILATAAACKLYGLQCAGIIRGEEPEHYAPTLTDAAAQGMELHFVSRMAYKERQIPEPLSGENIYVIPEGGYGEQGMRGAATIPYPPAFFDTVCCACGTGTMMAGLLQHTAAATSIAGFSVLKNHKSLTAEIETLLQRPFPGNSFINNDFHFGGYAKYTDELIRFMNELFEATAIPTDFVYTAKLFYGAKALLASAFKTSQNLLLIHSGGLQGNRSLPKGTLIF; this is encoded by the coding sequence ATGCAACAGATCCGGGAAGATTTAGCAGAACTGAGCCAGGTAAAATGGCTGTGCACAGAAAACACGAATGTGTATGTACTGCGACTGGATCAGATTCACCCCCTCATCAGTGGCAATAAATGGTACAAATTGCGGTATTACCTGGAAGCGGCCAAAGCATCCGGGCAAAAAGTAGTCACGTTTGGGGGTGCTTACTCCAATCATATCCTTGCAACAGCGGCCGCCTGTAAATTATATGGATTGCAATGCGCCGGTATTATTCGCGGTGAGGAGCCGGAGCATTACGCGCCAACCCTTACGGACGCTGCGGCGCAGGGCATGGAGTTACATTTTGTTTCCCGAATGGCTTATAAGGAGCGACAGATACCGGAGCCCCTGTCCGGCGAAAATATTTATGTTATCCCTGAAGGCGGCTATGGTGAACAGGGTATGCGGGGAGCAGCTACCATCCCCTATCCACCTGCATTTTTTGATACCGTTTGCTGCGCTTGTGGAACGGGAACTATGATGGCCGGATTACTACAGCACACCGCCGCAGCTACCAGCATTGCCGGCTTCAGCGTTTTAAAAAATCATAAAAGCTTAACAGCAGAAATTGAAACGCTTTTGCAGCGGCCCTTTCCCGGAAACAGTTTCATCAATAACGATTTTCATTTTGGCGGTTATGCAAAATATACGGATGAATTAATTCGTTTTATGAATGAGCTGTTCGAAGCAACCGCCATTCCAACCGACTTTGTGTACACAGCAAAACTTTTTTACGGCGCTAAGGCCTTGCTGGCTTCTGCGTTTAAAACCAGCCAAAATCTGCTCCTTATCCACAGCGGCGGTCTGCAGGGCAACCGGTCGCTGCCAAAAGGAACGTTAATTTTTTAA
- a CDS encoding VOC family protein encodes MLHCTPFLLFDGNCAEAMTFYQECLGGTLRLTQLRDTPMKDMFPPEKHGRIINAYLKSEAIEISATDWMASPDFEPVLGNTFALFVTGETHDELKTIFDKLRDGEHNSRLQELHEMPFGIYGQFYDRYGIQWIFRGARKE; translated from the coding sequence ATGTTACACTGTACACCATTCCTTTTATTTGACGGCAATTGCGCCGAGGCGATGACCTTTTACCAGGAATGTTTGGGCGGGACGCTGCGGCTTACTCAATTGAGGGATACGCCGATGAAAGATATGTTTCCTCCCGAAAAGCATGGCCGGATCATCAATGCTTATCTGAAAAGCGAAGCGATTGAGATTTCGGCAACAGACTGGATGGCATCGCCTGATTTTGAGCCGGTGCTGGGAAATACATTTGCGCTATTTGTTACAGGCGAAACCCATGACGAGTTAAAAACTATTTTTGATAAACTCAGGGACGGAGAACATAATAGCAGGTTGCAGGAGTTACATGAAATGCCTTTTGGAATATACGGGCAGTTTTATGACCGGTATGGCATCCAATGGATTTTTAGAGGGGCGCGGAAGGAATAA
- a CDS encoding acylphosphatase, protein MITIEISIKGAPVHAAILEQLEQKARELSITGTLTRNSDGTSVLLSSGTEADVTNYVNWFENLSRQQGFRPEVKNIAFKAFYKFSVS, encoded by the coding sequence ATGATTACAATAGAGATTAGTATTAAAGGTGCTCCGGTACATGCAGCTATCCTGGAACAGTTGGAACAAAAAGCAAGGGAGTTAAGCATAACCGGCACGCTCACCCGGAACTCCGATGGAACGTCGGTACTCCTTTCATCAGGAACAGAAGCCGACGTTACCAATTACGTCAACTGGTTTGAAAATCTCAGCAGGCAACAGGGCTTCCGGCCGGAAGTTAAAAATATCGCCTTTAAAGCCTTTTATAAGTTTTCGGTTTCGTAA
- a CDS encoding DUF1572 family protein: protein MNGTIFLKSAIQQFKDYKLLAEKTFAQLEDKDFHYNPDKVNNNLAVNITHMHGNMLSRWTDFLAKDGEKEWRRRDEEFEEQNLNQEQLLQLWEAGWTCLFNALESLHPEDLDKTIYIRTKPLTVLEAVQRQLTHYSYHVGQIVFIGKHIKGDQWQGLSVPKGGSKQFNEQLIQK, encoded by the coding sequence ATGAACGGAACCATTTTTTTAAAAAGCGCTATTCAGCAGTTTAAGGATTATAAACTGCTGGCAGAAAAGACGTTTGCGCAATTAGAGGACAAAGACTTTCATTATAACCCCGACAAGGTCAATAACAACCTGGCCGTAAATATCACCCATATGCATGGGAATATGCTCAGTCGCTGGACGGATTTTCTTGCCAAAGACGGGGAAAAAGAATGGCGCAGGCGCGATGAAGAATTCGAAGAACAAAACCTGAACCAGGAACAACTGCTACAACTTTGGGAAGCCGGCTGGACCTGTTTGTTTAATGCGCTGGAATCTTTACATCCGGAGGATCTTGACAAGACAATTTATATCAGAACCAAACCATTGACCGTTCTGGAAGCGGTACAGCGCCAGTTAACGCACTACTCCTACCACGTGGGGCAGATCGTATTTATCGGTAAGCATATTAAAGGAGACCAATGGCAGGGCCTGTCTGTTCCCAAAGGCGGTTCCAAACAGTTTAATGAACAATTGATACAAAAATAA
- the ggt gene encoding gamma-glutamyltransferase, producing MHKSFLVGWLLLVIGSFNTSAVWSQNSNSAYSYTATKEITATKGAVVSAHPLASQVGLEILKKGGNAVDAAIATQWALAVVYPGAGNIGGGGFMVARLANDKRIALDYREMAPGKAHKDMYLDAAGNAVGEKSLNGHLSGGVPGTVAGLFAAHQYARLPMRVLIQPAIDLAGHGFKISANEAHGLNNNRDDFKKYSTRPTAFVKATEWKAGDTLVQKELAQTLLRIRDEGEKGFYQGKTAQLIVDEMQRGKGLISLEDLKNYKAKFRTPIEFDYRGYHVISMPMPSSGGLLLNQLLKMIEPFNIGAMGFETPASVQLMTEAERRAYADRAKYMGDEDFVKVPVNELRSDSYLKERMKDYVPGKAGNSTLVKPGNIPGYESEETTHLSVLDNEGNAVAVTTTLNNSYGSRTVIGDAGFILNDEMDDFSAKPGSPNLYGAVGGKANAIQAGKRMLSAMTPTVVLKNNNPFLVVGTPGGTTIPTSVFQTIVDIIDFNMTPNDAVNKPKFHHQWLPDRIDIEAGFPDTTAKKLEDMGYKLYTRKQIGRTEVIKVLPNGKMNVVADHRGDDAAAGW from the coding sequence ATGCACAAATCTTTTTTAGTCGGTTGGCTATTGCTTGTCATAGGAAGTTTTAATACATCAGCGGTCTGGTCTCAAAACAGCAACAGCGCTTATTCTTATACCGCTACAAAAGAAATCACCGCTACAAAAGGCGCAGTGGTGTCGGCCCATCCGCTGGCAAGCCAGGTGGGATTGGAAATACTGAAAAAAGGCGGTAATGCCGTAGATGCCGCTATTGCCACGCAATGGGCGTTGGCCGTGGTTTACCCGGGGGCGGGCAACATTGGCGGCGGTGGCTTTATGGTGGCGCGTTTGGCAAACGATAAACGGATCGCGTTAGACTATCGGGAAATGGCGCCGGGAAAGGCGCACAAAGATATGTACCTGGATGCTGCCGGTAATGCCGTTGGGGAGAAAAGCCTGAACGGTCATCTTTCCGGCGGCGTCCCGGGAACCGTTGCCGGGCTGTTTGCAGCACATCAATATGCCAGGTTACCCATGCGCGTTTTAATTCAGCCGGCGATCGACCTGGCCGGACACGGTTTTAAAATATCCGCCAATGAAGCGCACGGTCTGAATAATAACCGCGATGATTTTAAAAAGTACAGCACCCGCCCCACTGCTTTTGTAAAGGCAACCGAATGGAAGGCTGGCGATACCCTCGTGCAGAAAGAATTGGCGCAAACGCTACTGCGCATTCGTGATGAAGGGGAAAAAGGGTTTTACCAGGGGAAAACAGCGCAGTTGATCGTTGATGAGATGCAGCGGGGCAAGGGCCTGATCTCATTGGAAGACCTGAAAAATTATAAAGCTAAATTTCGCACCCCTATCGAGTTTGACTACAGGGGGTATCATGTCATAAGCATGCCCATGCCCAGCAGCGGCGGGCTATTGCTGAACCAGCTATTGAAGATGATCGAACCGTTTAACATCGGCGCCATGGGGTTTGAAACGCCGGCTTCGGTGCAGTTAATGACAGAGGCGGAACGCCGTGCCTATGCCGACCGCGCCAAATATATGGGTGATGAAGATTTTGTAAAAGTGCCGGTGAATGAATTAAGAAGTGACTCATACCTTAAAGAAAGAATGAAGGACTATGTTCCGGGAAAAGCGGGCAATAGTACACTGGTAAAACCCGGAAACATTCCCGGATACGAAAGCGAAGAAACGACGCACCTGAGCGTATTGGACAATGAGGGCAACGCCGTTGCCGTTACCACCACGCTGAATAACAGCTATGGAAGCCGGACCGTTATTGGAGACGCGGGGTTTATCCTGAATGATGAAATGGACGACTTCAGCGCCAAACCGGGCTCTCCAAATCTTTATGGCGCCGTTGGAGGAAAAGCGAACGCCATCCAGGCAGGCAAGCGCATGCTGAGCGCCATGACCCCTACTGTTGTCTTAAAAAACAACAACCCTTTCTTAGTAGTAGGTACTCCGGGAGGAACAACCATCCCCACTTCCGTTTTTCAGACCATAGTAGATATTATCGATTTTAATATGACACCCAATGATGCGGTTAATAAACCTAAATTTCATCACCAGTGGCTGCCGGATCGCATTGACATTGAAGCGGGCTTTCCGGACACGACCGCAAAAAAACTGGAGGATATGGGTTATAAATTGTATACCCGTAAACAAATCGGCCGTACAGAAGTTATTAAAGTATTGCCCAACGGAAAAATGAACGTCGTAGCAGATCATCGTGGAGATGATGCGGCGGCAGGTTGGTGA
- a CDS encoding GAF domain-containing protein: protein MAEDLLINKGTKEEQYQALLPQIAALIEGEPDLIANLSNSAAALKEQFNWWWVGFYLVKNDELVLGPFQGPVACTRIKKGRGVCGSAWEQAQTLVVPDVEQFPGHIACSSLSKSEIVVPIIRDNSVMAVLDVDSEHLNHFDETDQYYLEQLVKLLSF, encoded by the coding sequence ATGGCGGAAGATCTTTTGATAAACAAAGGAACAAAAGAAGAGCAGTACCAGGCACTGTTGCCGCAGATCGCCGCCCTCATTGAAGGAGAGCCGGATCTGATTGCCAACCTGTCGAACAGCGCAGCGGCATTAAAAGAGCAATTCAACTGGTGGTGGGTGGGTTTTTACCTGGTGAAAAATGACGAACTGGTATTGGGGCCGTTCCAGGGACCGGTTGCGTGCACCCGGATCAAAAAAGGCAGAGGCGTTTGTGGGAGTGCCTGGGAACAGGCACAAACCCTGGTCGTTCCGGACGTGGAACAATTTCCCGGGCATATTGCCTGCAGCAGTTTATCAAAATCTGAGATTGTCGTTCCCATAATCCGGGACAATAGCGTGATGGCAGTTTTGGATGTGGATAGCGAACATCTGAATCATTTTGATGAAACGGATCAATATTACCTGGAACAACTAGTCAAGCTTCTTTCTTTTTAA
- a CDS encoding PIG-L family deacetylase, whose translation MKRIIFSCFLMSWHWLVAAQAPHNLSGIRILREIRKLNVLGSVLYLAAHPDDENTRLIAYLANDKLYRTGYLSLTRGDGGQNLIGEEQGVELGLIRTQELLSARRIDGGEQFFSRAFDFGFSKNPEETFSIWNRNLVLSDVVWIIRKFQPDVIITRFPTTGEGGHGHHTASAILANEAFKLAADPKQFPEQLKYVQPWQAKRILWNTFNFGGRNTTDPSQFKIDAGGYNAALGQSYGEIAALSRSQHKSQGFGSMATRGQSWEFFKTTGGDAPAKELMDGIDLTWSRVGSGGKKIEEAINKIEKDFMPDHPAASVTALAQVYKLIDQLPASYWRDKKKSEVEGLIEQCSGIFIKATSSVPTALQSGSVTVNASIISRTAAPVLLKSIAIGDKTTPVNKNLEDDILFNLPVTITVPGTKPVTQPYWLKEKMAPANYTVSDQLEIGQPDVAPAYTAVFDITIDGSDFSFTQPVQYNFADPVKGELYEPMIVTPQATVQLSPRIVLFQKGTPATKNLRLNFISGNLKPDQVSFGLKGLPDDKVRAVADTGADVLIPVSSKMLDREVTTVSGYARDQKGNLYDQALKAIHYDHIPYINYFFEDSVKLLNIDLKTAGRLIGYIPGAGDKVPDVLTAMGYDVVVLDRNRLASEDLSKFDAIVTGVRAYNIHEWLNDEYDRLMAYIKNGGNLIVQYNTNNNIGPVKAKIGPYDFSISRNRITDEHAAVQFIDPAAPVLNVPNKISQKDFEGWVQERSTYHGAGWEAHLKPVLKMHDPGEADDEGALLIGKYGKGYFTYSGIAFFRQLPAAVPGAIRLFANIIALNSQPTTTTNGR comes from the coding sequence ATGAAGCGGATTATTTTTAGTTGCTTTTTAATGAGTTGGCACTGGCTGGTTGCCGCCCAGGCGCCGCATAATTTGTCGGGTATCCGGATCCTCCGGGAGATCAGGAAATTAAATGTATTAGGCTCGGTCTTGTACCTTGCAGCCCATCCGGATGATGAAAATACGCGGCTGATCGCGTACCTGGCAAATGATAAATTATACCGGACCGGCTACTTGTCGCTTACCCGTGGTGATGGTGGGCAGAATTTGATCGGGGAAGAGCAGGGGGTAGAGCTGGGTTTGATCCGCACCCAGGAATTACTGTCGGCCCGAAGGATCGATGGCGGTGAACAATTTTTTTCGCGGGCTTTTGATTTTGGATTTTCGAAGAACCCTGAAGAAACGTTTTCCATCTGGAACCGCAACCTGGTGTTAAGCGACGTGGTCTGGATCATCCGGAAATTTCAACCGGATGTGATCATTACCCGTTTTCCCACCACAGGAGAAGGCGGCCACGGTCATCATACGGCATCAGCTATCCTGGCGAATGAAGCCTTCAAATTAGCGGCCGATCCCAAACAGTTTCCGGAACAATTAAAATACGTGCAACCCTGGCAGGCCAAACGTATTTTATGGAATACGTTCAACTTTGGCGGACGCAATACCACGGATCCCTCCCAGTTTAAAATTGATGCAGGAGGCTACAATGCCGCGCTGGGACAGAGTTACGGCGAAATTGCCGCTTTGAGTCGCAGCCAGCATAAAAGTCAGGGTTTTGGCTCGATGGCTACCCGCGGGCAGAGCTGGGAATTTTTTAAAACAACCGGAGGCGATGCACCGGCCAAAGAATTAATGGACGGCATTGACCTGACCTGGAGCCGCGTGGGAAGCGGTGGGAAAAAAATTGAGGAAGCCATTAACAAAATAGAAAAAGATTTTATGCCGGATCATCCTGCCGCATCCGTAACAGCACTGGCACAGGTATATAAGTTAATAGACCAGCTCCCCGCTTCTTATTGGCGGGATAAGAAAAAAAGCGAGGTTGAAGGCCTTATTGAACAATGCAGCGGTATTTTTATAAAAGCAACCAGCTCCGTACCAACGGCTTTACAGTCGGGGTCGGTAACGGTCAATGCCAGTATTATCAGTCGGACCGCTGCTCCGGTTTTGCTAAAGAGTATTGCTATCGGAGATAAAACGACGCCGGTAAATAAAAACCTTGAGGACGATATTTTGTTTAATCTGCCGGTAACGATCACCGTTCCGGGAACCAAGCCTGTGACCCAGCCTTACTGGCTCAAAGAAAAAATGGCGCCGGCTAATTACACCGTCAGTGATCAGTTGGAGATTGGTCAACCGGATGTGGCGCCCGCTTATACTGCTGTTTTTGACATAACGATTGACGGGAGCGATTTCTCATTTACCCAACCGGTTCAATACAATTTTGCAGACCCTGTAAAAGGGGAATTGTACGAGCCAATGATCGTGACGCCGCAGGCTACGGTTCAGTTATCTCCCAGGATCGTATTGTTTCAAAAAGGAACACCAGCAACGAAAAACCTGCGGCTGAACTTCATTTCAGGCAATTTAAAACCGGACCAGGTCTCGTTTGGCCTAAAGGGCTTGCCCGATGATAAGGTGCGCGCTGTGGCAGATACGGGCGCGGATGTATTGATCCCGGTATCCAGCAAAATGCTTGACCGTGAGGTGACAACGGTTAGCGGATATGCCCGCGATCAAAAAGGCAATCTTTATGATCAGGCATTAAAGGCGATCCACTATGATCATATACCATACATCAACTATTTCTTTGAAGATTCGGTGAAGTTGCTGAACATAGACCTGAAAACGGCTGGCCGGCTTATCGGCTATATTCCCGGTGCGGGTGATAAGGTGCCGGATGTACTGACGGCGATGGGATATGATGTGGTAGTCCTCGATAGAAATCGGCTGGCTTCGGAAGATCTTTCAAAATTTGATGCGATCGTTACCGGTGTACGTGCCTATAATATTCACGAGTGGCTGAATGATGAGTACGACCGGCTGATGGCGTATATAAAAAACGGAGGTAACTTAATTGTGCAGTACAATACCAATAATAATATCGGGCCTGTAAAGGCAAAGATCGGGCCTTATGATTTTTCCATTTCCCGGAACCGTATTACAGACGAGCATGCTGCCGTTCAGTTTATTGATCCGGCTGCGCCGGTTTTGAATGTTCCCAACAAGATCAGTCAAAAGGACTTTGAAGGCTGGGTGCAGGAACGGAGCACCTATCATGGAGCCGGGTGGGAGGCGCATTTGAAGCCGGTATTAAAAATGCACGACCCCGGCGAAGCCGATGATGAAGGAGCTTTGTTGATCGGGAAGTATGGTAAAGGGTATTTTACCTATTCGGGCATCGCCTTTTTCCGGCAACTGCCGGCGGCCGTTCCGGGCGCTATCCGGCTGTTTGCAAACATTATTGCCCTAAATTCGCAACCTACAACAACTACTAATGGCAGATAA
- a CDS encoding aspartate carbamoyltransferase catalytic subunit: protein MKLSTNHLLGIRDLTKGDISLFLDTAAQFKEVLQRPVKKVPSLRDVTIVNLFYENSTRTRISFELAEKRLSADTINFTASDSSVSKGETLLDTVNNILSMKVDMVVMRHSATGAPHFLAKHIPAAIVNAGDGINEHPTQGLLDAFSIKEKIGTLQGTKVAIIGDIMHSRVAMSNMYLLTKMGAKVTVCGPPTLVPKYIEEAFGVTVNYNLEETLNWCDVANVLRIQLERQNQVLFSSLREYNLSYGISRKLLERLNKDIVVMHPGPINRGVELDSDVADSGQSIILQQVENGVAVRMAVLYLLSNKNQ, encoded by the coding sequence ATGAAGCTTTCCACCAATCATTTACTCGGGATCAGGGACCTTACAAAAGGTGACATTTCCCTTTTTTTAGATACAGCAGCTCAGTTTAAAGAAGTTTTACAACGGCCGGTAAAGAAAGTGCCTTCGTTGCGTGATGTCACGATCGTGAATCTTTTTTATGAGAATTCTACCCGCACGCGTATTTCTTTTGAGCTGGCCGAAAAACGTTTATCGGCAGATACGATCAATTTTACAGCTTCGGATTCTTCCGTTTCCAAAGGAGAAACCCTGCTGGATACGGTGAATAATATTTTGTCGATGAAAGTGGATATGGTGGTGATGCGGCACAGCGCTACAGGAGCCCCACACTTCCTGGCGAAACACATTCCTGCCGCTATCGTAAATGCCGGTGATGGTATTAATGAACATCCTACGCAAGGCTTGCTGGACGCATTTTCTATAAAGGAAAAGATCGGCACCCTCCAGGGAACAAAAGTGGCCATCATCGGTGATATTATGCACAGCCGTGTGGCAATGAGCAATATGTATCTTTTAACCAAGATGGGCGCCAAGGTAACGGTTTGCGGCCCGCCCACGCTGGTGCCCAAATATATTGAAGAAGCCTTTGGCGTTACCGTAAATTATAACCTGGAAGAAACGTTGAACTGGTGTGATGTGGCCAACGTGCTGCGGATACAGTTGGAGCGGCAGAACCAGGTATTGTTCTCTTCGCTGCGCGAATACAACCTTTCCTATGGTATCAGCCGTAAACTTTTAGAGCGACTGAATAAAGATATCGTGGTGATGCACCCGGGGCCGATCAACCGGGGGGTGGAGCTGGACAGTGATGTGGCCGATAGCGGACAATCCATTATTCTGCAACAGGTGGAAAATGGTGTGGCCGTACGAATGGCTGTATTATATTTGCTTTCCAATAAGAATCAATAA
- the coaD gene encoding pantetheine-phosphate adenylyltransferase: protein MARICLFPGTFDPITLGHVDIINRAMPLFDKIVVGIGINTTKSPMFSAEKRLSWIKAIYPDSSRIEGRIYEGLTVNFCKEIGAHFILRGIRYVSDFEYEKTIADANRTLDPTIETIFLTGEPKYTSVASTIVRDILKNNGDASPFLPEAVYSSLEDL, encoded by the coding sequence ATGGCAAGAATCTGCCTGTTTCCCGGAACCTTTGACCCTATAACGCTTGGCCACGTGGATATTATCAACCGTGCAATGCCGTTGTTTGATAAGATCGTAGTGGGCATTGGTATTAATACCACTAAGAGCCCGATGTTCAGTGCGGAAAAACGATTGAGCTGGATCAAAGCGATCTACCCGGACAGCAGCCGTATTGAAGGGCGCATTTATGAAGGGCTTACGGTAAATTTTTGCAAGGAGATCGGCGCTCATTTTATATTACGGGGTATCCGCTATGTGAGCGATTTTGAATATGAAAAGACCATCGCCGACGCCAACCGTACTTTAGACCCAACAATAGAAACCATCTTTTTAACCGGCGAGCCCAAGTATACCTCCGTTGCATCTACTATCGTAAGAGATATCCTGAAGAACAATGGCGATGCCAGTCCGTTTTTGCCGGAGGCGGTGTATTCGTCGCTCGAAGACCTGTGA